The window GCCAGATCGACAACGCCATATCGCGCCAGATGATCCTCTTGCGCGGCGGCGGGCGCGAAGTGAAGGCGTGTGGGATCGACGCCGTGCTTGGTGGCCTCTTGGCGCAGGGCATCGGGTGCAAAGGGGTTGGATTCCAAAAGCCACAAAACGGAATCCGGCACGCTTTGCAGCACCTCGCACCAGACAGAGAAAATCTCTGGCGTGATTTTGTACGTTTGGTTGAAGCTGGCCAGCACAAGCGCTTTGTCGGGCAGGCCATAGGCGCTTTTGGATAAAGGCTCGCTGGCCTTTTTCTGGCGGTCGTTGATTTGATAGGTGTGGGGCAGACGTAAGACGGTTTCGGTGAAATAGCGCTCACTGCCGCTTGGGACGGTGACGGAATCCGCGACAAACGCATCGATAAACGGTGCGCCCGTTGTGGCCGGAAAGCCCAGCCAATGCATCTGGCGCGGTGCTGGGCGATGCGCGAGGATGTCGAGCCTTGCGCCGCTGGTGTGGCCTTTTAGGTCAATGAGGATGTCGATTTCGTCAGCGCGGATACGCTCGGCGCACTGCAAGGGGGTCAGGGCGTTAAGTTCGATAAAATGATCGGCCTCATGGCGCAGGCGCTCACGAATGGCCGAGTGGTCCTCGATGCCATAGCTATAGGCATAGATTTCGAAACGCTCGCGGTCATGCAGGCTGAAAAGTTCCGCGATCAGCCACGAGGTTGCGTGCGCGTGGAAGTCCGAGGAGAGATAGCCGACGCGCAGCTTTTTGTGGGCATAAGGAGGCGGGGGAGGAAGCGGCATCAGTCGGTTAAAATGCTTGGCGCAATAGCGTTCTGCCGCCGCGCGTTGCAAAGCCGGATCGTCGAACAAAATCGCCGTAATGTTCGGCGAGAGGGAGGAGTCGGGGGCGGGCGCTTCCCGCCAGTCGCACACTTGGCGGCAGCAAAATAAGTATTGTCCGCGTCCTTCGGGATTATCGGGGCGCAGGGCCAAAGCTTTTTGCCAAAAGGCGATGGCATGAGGCAAGTTTTCTGTTCTCTGCGAAAGCTTGGCTTGCGCTTCGGGAATCTCAGGACGCTGGGGATGGTGGGGGGCCAGATCCTTGAGGGCGGCGAGGGCCTCGTCGTTTTTGTTTTGCAAGGACAGAATGCGGGCAAGGTTCATGGTCGCTTCGAACCAGTGCGGATAGGCAACTGCCGCGCGTCGGTAAAGGACGATGGCGCGGTCGGTCTCTTTCAGGCTCCCGGCCACTTGGGCGGCTAAATGCAAAAGGTTGGGGTCTTTGGGCGTCGCCAAAAGCGCCTTGCGCAAGGCTTCGTTGGCGGCGGCGAAATCACCGCTCTGCGCGAGGGATAGCAGACTGAA of the Bdellovibrionales bacterium genome contains:
- a CDS encoding tetratricopeptide repeat protein yields the protein MSKTAQERYFSLLSLAQSGDFAAANEALRKALLATPKDPNLLHLAAQVAGSLKETDRAIVLYRRAAVAYPHWFEATMNLARILSLQNKNDEALAALKDLAPHHPQRPEIPEAQAKLSQRTENLPHAIAFWQKALALRPDNPEGRGQYLFCCRQVCDWREAPAPDSSLSPNITAILFDDPALQRAAAERYCAKHFNRLMPLPPPPPYAHKKLRVGYLSSDFHAHATSWLIAELFSLHDRERFEIYAYSYGIEDHSAIRERLRHEADHFIELNALTPLQCAERIRADEIDILIDLKGHTSGARLDILAHRPAPRQMHWLGFPATTGAPFIDAFVADSVTVPSGSERYFTETVLRLPHTYQINDRQKKASEPLSKSAYGLPDKALVLASFNQTYKITPEIFSVWCEVLQSVPDSVLWLLESNPFAPDALRQEATKHGVDPTRLHFAPAAAQEDHLARYGVVDLALDTFPVGGHTTTSDALWSGVPVVTMAGQSFVSRVAASLLTAAELPQLITTNLADYKALALRLSTDHAERKALHNHLTQKRLSLPLFDTPRFVKDFEAMLIAGH